A single region of the Mercenaria mercenaria strain notata chromosome 6, MADL_Memer_1, whole genome shotgun sequence genome encodes:
- the LOC123548472 gene encoding GTP-binding protein GEM-like, whose amino-acid sequence MEHFRRGEEMASSKDDTSFVYDILSEGHLQAKAHRSRSYSMHVSRPLVHDNSAKNRKVRPRRMSLPANVTRLHKERRSKVAVESEHGQTKVHKKDEEEKAGSSGNRRAKSFKEHSEKDECHQKKVRSFKTTSKGLVNCGDSYEVKPEEEYNITDTPTTSLDSSRHTNAIRQHITSKYHLDKSYFRVLLTGARDVGKTSLIKQFTPPDFLAQSEGDRIVTLQVDGEESTLEFVQSEDFQEEDENLEIDAFVVVYCITDRATFDIAVDLLTHIRDEVGSNKAIILVGNKSDLERKRTISQEEGRSAADACGCKYIELSAAFNHRVDELLVGIHKQIKLKSETDNEETESRIPKAKERRSSFKRTKRFLEKVFHKHSSKDKTTENLYVE is encoded by the exons atggAGCATTTTCGTCGTGGGGAGGAGATGGCATCTAGTAAGGACGATACTTCGTTTGTATATGACATACTATCTGAGGGACATTTACAGGCAAAAGCACATAGATCTAGATCATATTCAATGCATGTAAGCAGACCTTTAGTACATGACAACAGCGCAAAGAATAGAAAAGTTCGGCCTCGTAGGATGAGTTTGCCTGCAAATGTAACAAGACTTCATAAGGAACGACGCTCAAAAGTAGCAGTAGAAAGCGAACATGGACAGACAAAAGTTCATAAAAAGGATGAAGAGGAAAAGGCAGGCTCCAGTGGAAATAGGAGAGCAAAATCTTTCAAAGAACACTCTGAAAAGGATGAATGTCATCAGAAAAAAGTCAGATCATTTAAAACTACGTCTAAAGGTCTAGTAAATTGCGGTGACTCCTACGAAGTAAAACCTGAAGAGGAATATAATATTACGGATACTCCAACTACATCACTGGATTCTTCGCGTCATACAAATGCAATTCGGCAACATATTACTAGCAAATATCATCTTGACAAGAGTTATTTCAGAGTTTTGTTGACAGGCGCTCGAGATGTTGGAAAGACCTCTCTTATAAAACAGTTTACTCCGCCTGATTTTCTAG CTCAGTCAGAGGGTGACAGAATTGTTACATTGCAAGTAGATGGGGAAGAATCAACATTAGAATTTGTACAATCAGAAGATTTCCAG GAAGAAgatgaaaatttagaaattgaCGCTTTTGTCGTTGTATACTGTATCACAGATAGAGCTACATTTGACATTGCCGTAGATCTGCTGACGCATATACGGGACGAAGTAGGATCAAATAAGGCTATAATTCTTGTTGGTAACAAATCCGACCTTGAACGTAAGAGGACTATCAGTCAGGAAG aaGGACGGTCTGCTGCGGATGCATGCGGTTGTAAATACATTGAACTTTCTGCTGCATTCAACCATCGTGTGGATGAACTGCTTGTCGGTAtacataaacaaatcaaacttaaATCTGAAACTGACAATGAGGAAACTGAGAGCAGAATTCCAAAAGCGAAAGAGAGAAGGAGTTCATTTAAGAGGACTAAACGTTTTCTTGAAAAGGTATTTCATAAACACAGTAGTAAAGACAAGACGACGGAAAATTTGTACGTGgaatga